The genomic region TTCCTTCATCGCAGAGCTAACAGCGGACCCTTCTGGCTCTAATGGTAAATTAGTAGGCGCCTGAATCTCATCGTAAGAAAACAGATCACAGAGACATTGTAATTGAAACGCCTGTTTTTCGTTGTGACCCATATGATTCTGGAATGCCTTCACCAGCGAGGCAACCCAGTGTTCTCGTTCTTCCATGGTTGAGGTTGAAAATGTATGAGATTCGTTAGACGCAGTATTCCTAATCTTGAATGAATAAGAAGATTCTTCATTATCGTCATTGTTTAAAGTAGCGTTGGTAGCAGTTTGGTATATCGTCTTCGGTATAGAGCTCATTGTTGTTCCAGCAGGTAAAAGTGGAGGCTTCTTTGACGTAGACGGCGTTTGGACATTGCAagattcttcatcagcATCTGACAatgattttcttttatagTTAATGTCCTCCTTTGTTTCAACACTCAAATAATCAATGGGTATGGGTCTTTCTATTAGCTTATATTTCTTCCCTGATcctttgaatatttcttcagtgATCAGAAAATAATTGTCCAATAAAAAGACATAGACAGGGGCACTCTCAAGCCATagttctcttttcttctgtaatATACCTTGCATTATTAGCTTCCTGTCACCGTCCCCTAACTTTAAATCAAGATGCTCGTTGTTTGTAGTGAAATTTGACACGGAATCATTACCAGACTGTATGTTAAGGTAGTTGACAGTGTTGCCTGTCTTAGATGTAAAAATCAATTGACGAGCTAGTCTGACTATCTTACGTTTATCTATCGCATCACCATGGGCTTTATCTACTAATCTTGATAGTTGTTCAATCTCTTGAATTGCCATACGTAAGTATTCGTGATCATCCATTGATGGATCAGTACACTTCAATACAGATCTGAGTGTTACTGGCATATTTtgtaaagatttgaaaaatccACCAAAAAAGATAACGTCGTGGTAAAGTTTAGATCTGGTTATTGGAGTTGACTCATCGATTTGCCTCAACCAAGATGCAAACCGGGtattattttccttttcccAATTGATTATTTCGTGGACAGTAGCCATATTTTGCGCATACTTCACATACACCTGTTTAGCATCATTTGCCCACTTTAAATATATCTTGCCAACTCCATCAATGAATTTACCTTTTATTTTAAGTTTCCAAAGGATAGGGCTCAAAAGAATATCCTTATGTAACTCTATCAATGGAATGAATATATCATATGCCATCGACTTAAAATTTGGGTCATCCGGTAAAAGAGCCGGATCAAAAGAGGCCCCATATATCTCTACTGCTGCATTAGCGAGGTTTAATGATCTTTCCTCTAGCACTATTAGATCAAATATGAAACTCTGGCGTTTAACTTCCTTAGGATTAATCTCAGATAATTCTTCGGGAGTCAATTTCCAGTAATCGGTCCATAGCCCCACTGActtgttgatgaattctGAGATTTTAAGCTGTGACCTGTAATTCTCTGATCCTTTTGAGCTCCAGCAGGTGTATGAATAGCACTTCAAATCCGTAGTAGGATCATCATATATATGAGAATAAGAGTAACAGGGCAATAAATCCGTAAAAACCCCTTGAGTATCAAGCCCCGCAATGATGATGGTGATTTGGTTCCCAGTTTCCGGATCGTCTTCGAATCGCACAGCACCTTGTAAGATAAGCGATTCAATAATTTTGTCCACGTTCGAATCAATGATATCTTGCTCGCAAGAATTTGGTAGCTGGAATTCCAACAGtaattgaacaatttgaaagaattccaatttACCGAAAACGTATTCATTAAACCATTCGAAGTATACTTTCAAGAGCCACTGGTATATGTGTGACAATTGGCTAATGTTGTAGCACTGGtaaagttttctttcatcCAAAAGGTCGATCGTGAAGGGGTATGTTGGCACTGTAATGCTAGCCACATTATTCAGTGGTTTACTCCCAGTGATTGAACCGAACGATTCATGTCTAGCATATTCTTCCACGTTTTTATTGAAAGCGTAGCTCGAATTGGAATAATAACTACTGATTGAGTCTGAAAGTCTTGGTTCATTAGGCCCTATTGCTCCATTACTAACATCTTTCATCTTCGGAGGTTGTGGATAGTATAAAGTTGTGTTTTGTAAACTACTTTTATCCGAAGTGGACCAGTTGAAATTTCCTGTCGATATTGGAGAAATGGCATCCAGCGCAGGGAGCGTTTCTGGAACTGCCATATCATTATAACGGTGTTCAACGGGCCCCGTAAACTGCAGTGTACTACTAGATGTTGCAGTAGTCTTTGTTGCCGCGTTAATAGGGCCGGAGAACGTTCGTGGGGGTAGTGCCGGCAGAGCTTTCATTGTGATATCTTTCGAATCCGAACTAGCGAACCCTTCAAACTCAATATTTGGCATCGTTACATTATTGGTGAATATacttgaagttgaagaagaagacagcctattattattataattattattatctGATTGTGAAGCTGGACTATCGCTATTATTGCTGAAACTGCTATTTGGAAGAGTTTCAGGTGACCGAAACACAGATGGATCACCAACGAAAGGCGATATATACACTTTCGGAGCAGGCGCCCTCTTTTCACTCACACTTACCTCTGTGACAAAAGGAGATGAATAAAGGTGCTGTTGGTCAATCTGAGGCTGCTGCTTTTCACTTGATCTAGACGGTACGACGGTGAAAGATGATCCAGATGTAGGAGTCACAGGGCTCGTCAGTATTGGAGGAGGAGGCCTCCTCCTCCTCTCATTATTCCCAACTTTCTTGGGAGTAGATTGTTGACTCTGCAAAGGCGGTAACGCCGGTAATCTAGGAGATCGTTGTGTACTGTCCATTACTCAAAATGATACTGTTGAAATGAATTGCAATACTTTGATAAAGGTAAACTTGTATTCATAAAGCCAGAAAGTGAAAGCTTCGTGTATATAAGCTAAATTGATACGCGAGTAGCAACGAACGCAGTGGGAGATATCAGTTTGGGGCCTTTCACAATAAAGTATTCATCTGTCCACCCCATCATCTATTTACATAGTAGCTACAACATTATATTTGTTAATAACAATAAGTTGTTCCTACGATTTGTCGTTACCATTACAAAGGGAAGGGAagcaaattgaagaaaacagaaaactGCAACATCACAGTTTCGAACGGTTAACTACCTGTTTCTTATTTGTTTCCCTTCTGTTTCCCTTTCTAATTGTTTCTCACTTCCTATGTCGACGGCTGAACGAAAAAAGATGGAACCCCGAAACGTTCGCCCGGAAACCGTCGTTGCGAAGCATAATTACTGCTCAGAAGGAACTCTCGACGAATGCATCTCCAGAACTGTACGCTACTGAGCAGGCTATTGGAAAGACGTTAATATGAAGGTTTGAAGGGCTTACATGAATGTGGGACAACGGAAGGCACACCTGGGGCTCCCTTTCTTAGCGTGAGAGAGGATGATGCAATTTTGTGTCACGTGaatcatttctttttctcataGTTCCTACGTACCTGACTACAACAAAGTAAGGTTATCATTCCAAAAAGATGACAGCTTTTTCAGTTTGTGATTTCTCGAAATGATTACTACGAGTCATATCAGATGCCATAAGACATCTGCTTGAAAGGAAAGTGCACATTCTGATGTCATGCCTTCTGCAATCGAATCATATTCTACACACAAAATATGTATCAATATCTGCAAGGAATATCTTGTATGTGGTTTTTGGATATATGTATTATCAAACTAAAATAACAAATTAAAACAATTCCTGCGGTTTGAAATAGGACTCTAAACATGACTGAAATTGATTTATTGTTGTGTATCGTCGtaatttgaattgaatgtCAACGGGAATTGTATAACTGCGTATTGATTCGCCAATCGTAATAAATAAGTGGACATTGTTTTACTTTTTCGTAAATACCTGCGTGATATTTGTTTTATCTATTCTGGCGCGATTTAGTTTATATAATATATGTTGGAATATTCATTTATAAATTATCATTAAAGAAACGTTCATTAAATAATATGAGTCTTTATGGGTTCGAATGGCAAAAGTGAGATTGCTCTTTTCATTCCTCTAAGAATTGAGTTGGTTCATGTGGGACATATACCTCACGGTATAGGTTATCGCGAGGAACATTGACAGTTCTACCATGGATTGTAGATAGATCTAGGTATTTTTCGGATAATTGGTCTATACTTGTGACACCGAGTAATCTCATCGACATTTCCAATTCGTCCTTTAATAGCTCAATGGCTTTCTTGACACCTTCTTTACCGTAGCAACTGTTAGAGTATAAGAATGGTCTACCTAGACCGACACCCTTGGCACCAAGACACAATGCCTTTAGGATATCGGTACCTCTTCTAACACCACCATCAATGAAAATTTCGATTTTATCatccaatttcttttctcttaGCACTGGCATAGTCTCAGCCAACACTTCGATAGGAGCCCTAGAGAAATCCAATTGTCTACCACCGTGGTTAGATAGAACGACACCTGCAACACCGATTTCAGCAGCTTTCAAGACATCTTCAACACATTGAACACCCTTGATGACGATTGGCAATTTGGTCTTTTTCTTAAATTCGATGATATCATCCCAGTTTAATGCAGGATCAATGAATGACGAGAGAGCTCTAGAAGCACCCTTAGATTCCTTAACCTTACTTTTTTCCATAGCCTTGGCACCGTTTGAGTTTGTAAATTTGACTTTAGCATCTTTTTCTCTGTTACCTAAGGAAGGAGCATCTACTGTAACGAAAATGGCCTTTAATCCTAATTTTTCAACGTTCTTGATTAGATCTTCAGTGATCTTACGGTCACTGTTCACATACAATTGGAACCATTGGATTTGTTCCTTAGATGGGGCTGCTTCCACGATTTCTTgtaaagaacaagaagcCAAAGTGGAAATCATTTGAACAGGTTTCACGTCACTTTCACCGCAACCTCTTGCGATGTCCTTTTCACCTTCCTTGGGGTTACCTAGTTTACACAATGCGGTGGCAGACACATAAAATGGAACACCGACTTTTTCACCTAACATTGTAGTGGAAGTGTCAACTTCCTTAACGTTAACCAAGATTCTTGGCTTGAAGAATATACGATGGTATGCAGCGTGGTTTTCTCTATGTGTAACTTCATCATCAGCGGCAGAAGAGTAGTAAGACCAAGCTTGCTTAGTCAAGATTTGGGATGCCAAGAATTCGAAATCATAGATGTTAACCAAGGAATCAATATCGGGTAAAGATTGACGCAATTGTTCCTTTCTTGCCACATCTTCGGGAGTTTCACCTGGGGTCAATGCAGCACAGACCAAGTCATCAGGCATTGTACCATCTAGTGGACCAATTCTGTTCTCTGGAGCAATGTATTTTTCGATGACATCTGGAGCATGAATTGGAGCAAAGATCTTGGTCACATCTTTTCCTGCGTTGTTCTCAATGATAGCTGGACCACCAGGATGGGCGCTGATGAAATCAGTCAAATTGTATACGTAACCCTCAATGACCACCCAACAGTCTTTGGGAGAAGAGTGCTTTGCGACTTCTGTTGGAGAAACCTTTGGTTTCGTCATATCGACCTTGGCACCATTTTCAACGCTATCATTGAATTGAGAAATCAATGCAATACCAACCGAACCGGCAACAAGAAAGGCACCACCAGTGATGACTTTCTTACCGAACGAAAACGCACTATAGCCAGACTTAGCTGATCTCCCAAAACGCAGAGTAGCACTAGACTTATGAATTGGAGATTTACTACTGGTGCTAGCAAATCTCAACCCACTAACACGGTTCTTACCAAAAACTCTTACGGCTGATCTCATAGTAATGACGATGTTGATACCTAGGGGCTTTGTTTTCTGATTAAAGATTATACCAAACAAATTTAACCTCAACCGCACTATAACCAATTCCCAACTGCGACATAGCtctacttatatatatatatatatatatatatatgttatCTATTGTCTATTACATCTGCATTAAACTCGAACTAGTCATTTTCGTCAACAGCAAATATCGGGCCAACTCTTCGCAAACTCCAGAAATGAATGCCTCTTTCTCTAGTGTGGGATAAAACGCTAAACAGTTTCCACATTCGTGGGTCACATTGAGTTGGAACAAGCGGATCTTCGGATTACCAAGGACGCTTGATCAGTAACAGTACCCCAAGGCTATTTTCATTGACGCACTGGACGTCAACCATACTGTAATTGGTATATATTTGGAATTATATCGGTATAAAAATTGCACGCAACCCACGCGCAATGAGGGAACCCCATTCTCATTCGGCTTTCTGGATGTTCTCTATGGGTCCTGTATTCCCTCAATGTAGGCAAAATTCACTACGCAGTTGCCAGCCGAACAGTTGGAGATCTAAGGTCAGATGGGTCAACAAACCTGCAATAGCGTAGGGAGTCGTAGCAGACGGTAGATAGAACAGTGAAGTGTTCCATAGCTTGACATAGAACACGGAAAACGGTAAAAAGGACGTCTCGAGAGGTTTGCGCATGCATAACGGCATTttgaactgaaaaaaaaattgtagCGTGGGGAGAAAGCAGACAGGGTGGGTCGGAGAACAGGAAACAGGGCCCGAACTATACCATCGATACGCTAACGATGAGCTTGAGAAAAGCGAGATTCGGAGTGACTTTTGGAGCTGCTGTTTACCTCCTGTATATTATGTGTTTGGGGGGGATAACGCTGTGAGTAAGTACTCCGAATTTAACAGGCAGATAACGTAATATCAGGTGAGCAGGCAATGGTCGGTCTTGGACCTTATGGTATCTTGGACAAAAGACAGCGTCCAGCAAGTAGACTCCGTGGCCAAGCTGGTTAAGGCGTGCGACTGTTAATCGCAAGATCGAGAGTTCAATCCTCTCCGGGGTCGTTTTTTTTGGagaaaatttctttcaaaattgatcCGCTGCCCGTACTCAGCCAGATGATGATAGATAAATCAGACCCTAGTGGACAGGAAGGAACGAAAGGCTGATCAAAGGTGGCGGTCAAAACGCCGGTGAAACCTTACTATTACTTTATTTTGATTACTATTATGCTTAATACTCGTAGCAAGGGCTATATATGATCAGGCTGGCCATGTTTTGGCCTCTATTTCAAATCCGTCTACATAACTATACAGCACGAATTGGTTTTCTTTGCTTGCTTATAGAACATCCTCGATGCAGCAGATAGTGATTCGGACTTGTCTACCAAATTGTCCAATTTCTCACCTCTTTGTAATACGTTTTCAATGGTTTTGTGTAGCGTGATCTTGGTCTCGTCTAATTCTTGCTGTACACGCATTATTGCATCAGCTTGAGATGGGTCCTGATACTTGGCAATATAGATATCCAACTCCTTCAACTTGAGCGAATCGTCACTCTCCGTCACGTCCTTCCACTGGATAGGAGGGTGCGCTACCAAATACTCATCCAATACTTTGTTCAACAACGTATAAGCTGGTCTTACTGGGTACTCCTTATCCGTAATCAAAACACCACAAATTCCTTCAGGCCTTGCGTAAACGTGACCTACATAGttaccttcttcaacactCTGTCTTTGACCAGCACTTGTCCTGCCAGCAACAGTCTCACTGAAAAAGGACATGAACTGTGCAACACTGTTCCTTTCAAAGAACCCAAATTGTGATAAGTCCTTCACAGAACTTAATTCAAGGGTCTTATCATCGCTGTTTCTTAAAACTCCAATGTAATATATCTTCATCCTTGTATCCTGTATCCTGTTTTCTCCCACTTgtcaaatgagaaaaaaagctACTATTTTGCCCAAACTTAACTATTCTTAGATCCCCTATACGTGTACTATAACACTGTCCTTCTCGTCTCCGTgttatcttcaaaatacaTCATCATTTCCCATCCTCATATCACAATGCTTCAATATccattttgtttgatattcgaatttttcttttttttgctaACAAAggcattttcaatttgtcaAAGGAACATTTAAAAGAGAAGCTGATTGATACCCACAACGGgaggaaagaaatttgcTTTTAGTTAGGTTTGGTATTTTTACAGTACACTTAGAAAACGTTTGAAAGTTGCTGACGAGTCAATTGATTATAGGCATATacatatttttttgaagacaATGTTCCGTGTTTCTTTACAAGCTACTAGACGTGTTGCTTTTAGATCCGCTAGACAAATTAGGTTTTACAGTGCTCATCCACCTTCCGGTGGAGTGAGCCATATGAACAAGCCAGCATTGTTGTTGGCTGGGTTCAGTACTCTTGGTGCCATCTACGTTGCTGATGGGTGTCCTACTTTGATTGAGAGGAAGCCTGCTCCTGCTGAGAAGCCTGCTGAAGAGACTCCTGCAGCGGGCCAATCACAATCTATTTCTGAACCTACGAAGGATGCCGATGAATCTCCGGTGTCTGCTCAGGAGGAAGGTGCTGAGCCAGTTACTACTCCTGAGAACGAGATTACTTATAGCGAGGAGACACACCAGGCCTTAGCAGCCACCTTATCAGGAGATGAGCCAGCTGCCATTGAGCCAGTTGCTGAATCCGTCAATGAACAAGCTACCGAACCAGCTGCCAGTGGAGAAGCCACCAATGAACCTGTTACTGGCATTTCCGAGGATACCAAAGCTCCCTCTTTGAGCTTCGATGACTCAAAAACTGCCAAGGGTGTTGTTTTAGAAGATGAAGCTGACAAAAAGGAGATTCAACAAACAAGCCCAGATGCCGTAAAAACCGCCTCAAAAGACGGTTCAGAAGGTGAATCGGATGTTGTTTTGCATGAAAAATCTCCTGCTGAAGCTGAGACCATAACAGAAGCAGAAGAGCAAGCTGAAATTCGGTCTATCTCCGGTGGCACTGCTGAACAGTCCGCTACTGCGGCTGCTGCGGCTGCAGGTGTTCAaggtgaaaaaaaaaacgaacAACAAACTGCATACAACCCAGAAACTGGTGAAATCAACTGGGATTGTCCTTGTTTAGGTGGTATGGCATACGGTCCTTGCGGTGAAGAGTTTAAGTCCGCTTTTTCATGTTTTGTCTACTCTGAAGCTGATCCAAAGGGTATCAACTGTGTTGAGAAGTTCTCCACTATGCAAAATTGTTTCAGAAAATACCCAGACTATTATGCTGAACAAAtcaaggatgaagaagaagcttcTGCAGAAGCTTCAAAAATCGAGGATAAGAGCACTACCCCGGTTTCAACTGCCACCTCTACTGTTGAAGTACAAACTGAAAATGCCGTTTTCGAACCTGTCTTGGAAAAATATGTGGAAGAAAACCCTCAACTAAAGGATACTCCTGAAGCTGCCGCTGTCACGAACACtgacgatgaaaagaaatagaatcTTCCCGACCCTGAACTGCTGCCGTTAAAGATACTTTTTTAAATTTGCCAATGAGCATCATGAATTCTGACgtttgaacaaagataaTAAAACTAAAGCtaaagaaattaaaaaaattaCGTGGTTCCCTTGTTTGTGTTATATccaattcaaataaaaGCCCATGGCTCTCGTAATGAACTGACCTGTTCATCGAACTCGCCTTCTTTGtccaataaaaaaaaaattaacATACATTCTTATTACATTCTACAATTCCATTCGACATAATGGCAATGTGAAAACGAACAAAAATCCAATGAAATGTTCTGATAGCGTGTATAAACACTACATAAAGACATTTTCCTAATGATATGCCATGCttattctgttttcaaattagaTCCAGTAATTGGTAGAGAAAAATTGGCTCAAATCTTGATTCTGTTCTGTTTCTCCTTTGTAACCATAAAATATCTCCCATAAGGACTACATTTACTCTTTTATTGTTATATTTACTCACAGTGAATACCGGAGCTACCTTCTCTTTGCCAAATATATTAATTGAGGCAGTATCATTATCAGTTTTTCTGAAGGATAATCCATGATCATGACAAAAAGTTTCTACAACAGTTTTAAAGGTGGTAGAAATTTTGGTCATGGGTGTATTGTTAAAAGCGTTGAACCTGGATTCCGACTGGCCAGTGCTTTCAATTAAACTTTTCAAGGAAAGCCGTTCGTCATGGTCCGAAAGTGTTGACGGATGATCGACAAAGTCAAGAAGTTTCTTCACTTCTTCTACATTATCTAATGAAGATGCAGTGTAAATTCTATTAATCATGTATTTTAGCCATGAAGAAGCTTCATAACGGAAGGTGCTGCTCTTAAACACAAACCATTGGAATAAGGTCTTTAATAGCGAGTTGTTAATGACCTTATATACTTTATTCCTGGTTGGCAAatcgaagaaatcattatattctttcaacacATCAATAATAGCTGAAATGTAAATTTCATTCTCTGCATCGGTAAATTCGTCAATCAGGTGAAAGTGTGAATCGAAGTAATCAGCGAAAGATGAAAGCCAATACCTGTTGACTAATTCATAAAACTTGGAGTCACCCACTGCCTCCTTCAAGAGAATAACGTTTTGAGGGTTAACAGTCATTGAAGGTtcccaatttttcaaaaactgCTCGAACTCCAGCAGGATAAGTGCTTTTAATGACTTTAAATCCCTTTCTCCCAAAATGAGATGCAACTCGCCGTATGTCACCATGAATTCATCTGACAGAAATTGAGGAGAAAGTTGTATTTCGAGAGCCGGCATAATGTAGCGGGAAAGGAAGTGTTCCCTGCAGCTAATAAAGTCAATAATAGGTAAATACTGAACGGTTATTTGACGTAGCATCCTCGAATATCCGGTATTTGAATCTAACCAATAACATAAGGGTTGATACACCAACCTATAAATGCTGCTTTGTGTTTCGTTCAAAATATATCCAGATTCCATTCTATATGAAAGAAACCTTATTGCTGCCCTCAAATGGTTCAACTTTTCGACCTGCATATCTGCCGTATTAATTCCACGATTAAGCTCTTTGAGCAAGAACATGGTACAGAGCTTATCAAGTATGTCATCGTCATTTATTTCTAGGCATTCAGTAATCTGATCTTCAAGACTTGGTTGCGAAAGTTGTTTTTCCTTGACTTTTTCTAAAACACTTTGTAGCCTTTCCTCTTGGTGTACTTTGCGCTCGTCATCTAGTTGAGCTTTTTCCAAGCCAACTTGTATTCTATCTATGTCCGAATGAAGCTGCAGAAGCTTATTAgcaatttcattcaaagaggaaatctcttcttcatgTAATTCAGAACCATTGATTGTTCTTGTCACCGTATCAGGTAGTTCTATTTTTAATTCCGCAAGGAGACttatattttgaatcaatttCTCAAGCTGGGTGGCACGACGAGTCTTAAACTCcactgttttctttttatttgaactttCATCTGATGATGCTGAAGTATTACTATAGTTGGAGTCATCTCTATCATGTACTGCACTTAACATCCCTAATCCGACACCTTTAGGACGAGTGACTGTTTCGATTGGGTTCACTATACCTTTCCCATCTCGTCCTAAACCTTCACCTTGTTTGTAACccatttttgataaaagcTTGGCACCCATACCATAGGTCTTTAACATCTGGTCGCTTTTCAATCCATCATTGGAGTTGGCTTGTCGTACCGGTTCAtagtcttcttcttctttttgttcttcattGTCATCGCTATATCCATATGGATCGGTAAATACCATACTATTCATTGTCATACtgatctttcttcttttgaactGATCATCGTCACTGATATGTTCTGACATCTATACTGAATCACTGGAGTAGTAATAGCTGACTTGGAGTGACTGATACTCCTTTCAATCTTTACTCCGATTAATAGGTATTTATTcatactttgaaaagatttAAAGGTTTGAAGTTCAGTCTTCGAAGTGAAATTGACCGTTTAAGGGTTTCAAATTGGAAACGTTGAAGAGATGAAGATCTTTCGGTTGATCTGAACTGCGTCTACAAGAAATGAGTGATGCTGCAACTACTATACCCAGTGATGAGATAGATAAATTGTGGAATAAGGCGAGAAAC from Kluyveromyces lactis strain NRRL Y-1140 chromosome D complete sequence harbors:
- the SPP382 gene encoding mRNA splicing protein SPP382 (weakly similar to uniprot|Q06411 Saccharomyces cerevisiae YLR424W SPP382 Essential protein present in native splicing complexes identified as a suppressor of prp38-1 a spliceosomal maturation mutation cold sensitive alleles accumulate pre-mRNA), with translation MSEHISDDDQFKRRKISMTMNSMVFTDPYGYSDDNEEQKEEEDYEPVRQANSNDGLKSDQMLKTYGMGAKLLSKMGYKQGEGLGRDGKGIVNPIETVTRPKGVGLGMLSAVHDRDDSNYSNTSASSDESSNKKKTVEFKTRRATQLEKLIQNISLLAELKIELPDTVTRTINGSELHEEEISSLNEIANKLLQLHSDIDRIQVGLEKAQLDDERKVHQEERLQSVLEKVKEKQLSQPSLEDQITECLEINDDDILDKLCTMFLLKELNRGINTADMQVEKLNHLRAAIRFLSYRMESGYILNETQSSIYRLVYQPLCYWLDSNTGYSRMLRQITVQYLPIIDFISCREHFLSRYIMPALEIQLSPQFLSDEFMVTYGELHLILGERDLKSLKALILLEFEQFLKNWEPSMTVNPQNVILLKEAVGDSKFYELVNRYWLSSFADYFDSHFHLIDEFTDAENEIYISAIIDVLKEYNDFFDLPTRNKVYKVINNSLLKTLFQWFVFKSSTFRYEASSWLKYMINRIYTASSLDNVEEVKKLLDFVDHPSTLSDHDERLSLKSLIESTGQSESRFNAFNNTPMTKISTTFKTVVETFCHDHGLSFRKTDNDTASINIFGKEKVAPVFTVSKYNNKRVNVVLMGDILWLQRRNRTESRFEPIFLYQLLDLI